One Pseudomonas sp. MM213 genomic window, TAGGGCAGGTAGATGAACGCCGTGTCGCGTACGTTCTGAATGTCGGTCTGCATCTCGATGAACAAGTGCCCGGCAAACAGGAACAACACCGCAAACCCCAGGCTCGCCAACAGCGACCATCCGCAAGCGACGACCAATGAACGACGCAGGGCGTCCCGGTCGCGGGCGCCAATCGCGTGCCCGCACAGCGCTTCCACGGCATGGGCCAACCCGTCGAGCGCGTGGGCCGTCAGCAGCAAACCATTGAGCAGCAAAGCGTTGGCGGCGACCGTGGCGTCACCCAGCCGCGCACCTTGTACGGTGATGAGGAAAAACACCGATTGCAGCAACAGGCTGCGGATGAAGATGTCGCGGTTCACGGCCAGGAGCGGTCGCCAACTCTGCCACAGCGCCAATGCGGCCCAGGCGATGTGACCGGGGTAGGCGCGCAGTGCCTTGCGGGTCATCAGCAGGCCGATCAGCGCGCCGGTCCATTCGGCGATCACCGAGGCCCGGGCCGCACCGACCACGCCCCATTCCAGGCCGAGGACGAACCACAGGTTCAGCGCAATGTTGACCAGGTTGGTGCTCAGTAAAATCGCCAGCGGCGCCCGGGCGTTTTGCGTGCCGAGGAACCAGCCGACCAACGCGTAACTGGCCAGCGCCGCAGGCAGACCGAACAATCGCGTGTGGAAGAATTCGCGGGTCAGTTGATCCAGTTCCGCCGAAGGTTGCATGAAGTGCAGCGCGACACCGCTCAACGGAATGCCCAGCGCACCCAAGGCAATGGCCAGTCCCATGGCCAGCAACAGGCCTTGCAACAGGATCTGCCGCAACGCCGCGCCATCCCCGCGTCCGGCGGCCTGGGCGGCAAACCCGGTGGAGCCCATGCGCAGAAAGCCCATGGCCCAGGCGAGAAACGTGTACAGACTGGCCCCGACCGCGACTGCGCCCAACTGATGGGCGTGGG contains:
- a CDS encoding MATE family efflux transporter: MSNLIADWRDRPTHRRVWALAAPMILSNISVPLVALVDSTVIGHLPHAHQLGAVAVGASLYTFLAWAMGFLRMGSTGFAAQAAGRGDGAALRQILLQGLLLAMGLAIALGALGIPLSGVALHFMQPSAELDQLTREFFHTRLFGLPAALASYALVGWFLGTQNARAPLAILLSTNLVNIALNLWFVLGLEWGVVGAARASVIAEWTGALIGLLMTRKALRAYPGHIAWAALALWQSWRPLLAVNRDIFIRSLLLQSVFFLITVQGARLGDATVAANALLLNGLLLTAHALDGLAHAVEALCGHAIGARDRDALRRSLVVACGWSLLASLGFAVLFLFAGHLFIEMQTDIQNVRDTAFIYLPYLAALPLIAVWSYLLDGLFIGATRAREMRNGMLLTVILLLPFAWALQGLGNHGLWITFLLFMVLRSVTLGAIAWVLRNNDGWFAGRAH